A DNA window from Mastomys coucha isolate ucsf_1 unplaced genomic scaffold, UCSF_Mcou_1 pScaffold21, whole genome shotgun sequence contains the following coding sequences:
- the LOC116101897 gene encoding LOW QUALITY PROTEIN: zinc finger protein 60-like (The sequence of the model RefSeq protein was modified relative to this genomic sequence to represent the inferred CDS: deleted 1 base in 1 codon) translates to CNECGKAFKRHKSLMQHQKIHSGERPFQCKECGKAFIVLTHLTRHQTIHTGEKSFECNECGKKFRTATHLVMHQTIHTGEKPFECNVCGKAFRLQVYLSEHQKIHIEEKPFKCKLCGSAFRRKYQLSEHYTIHTDEKPYQCKECGKCFRQRSNFTEHQSIHTGNKPFECKECGKFFRLNTLLIRHQKSHSSERPFECKECGKAFHLPSELNNHQIVHTSKRPFECKVCGKSFKRESTLIQHSVIHGGVKSYECNECGKAFIHRSSLFHHRKIHSDEKPFKCQECGKAFVVLAYLTRHQSIHTGDKSFECQQCGSAFKYKSQLNKHQRIHTDVKLFQCMEGGDNFVHGTNLSIHQGIHTGENPFQCNEYGEAFKYHYHFLGHFRIHIGKNHYECKECGKYFTHGIGVKVYQRIHTGEKLNRVKNLGRLLVEYETCFDILNII, encoded by the exons TGTaatgagtgtgggaaagcctttaaaCGACACAAAAGCCTCATGCAACATCAGAAAATTCACTCTGGTGAGAGACCCTTTCAGTGCAAGGAATGTGGGAAGGCCTTCATTGTTCTGACTCATCTCACACGGCACCAGActattcatactggagagaagtcCTTTGAATGTAACGAATGTGGCAAGAAATTCAGAACTGCCACACACCTTGTTATGCACCAGACTATTCATACAGGTGAGAAACCCTTTGAATGTAATGTATGTGGGAAGGCTTTTCGGCTTCAGGTATACCTTTCTGAGCATCAGAAAATTCACATTGAAGAGAAACCCTTCAAGTGTAAGCTGTGTGGGTCAGCCTTCAGACGTAAGTACCAACTTAGTGAACATTACACAATTCATACTGATGAGAAACCCTATCAGTGTAAGGAATGTGGGAAATGCTTTCGTCAAAGGTCCAATTTTACTGAACATCAGAGCATTCACACTGGAAACAAACCCTTTGAGTGTAAAGAATGTGGGAAATTTTTTAGACTTAATACACTTCTCATTCGTCATCAGAAATCTCACAGTAGTGAGAGACCTTTTGAATGTAAAGAATGTGGAAAAGCTTTTCATCTTCCCAGTGAGCTTAATAACCATCAAATTGTACATACAAGTAAAAGACCTTTTGAATGCAAGGTTTGTGGGAAGTCCTTCAAGCGTGAATCCACTCTCATTCAACATAGTGTTATTCATGGTGGTGTGAAATCAtatgaatgtaatgaatgtgggaaaGCTTTTATTCATCGCTCAAGCCTGTTCCACCATCGGAAAATTCATTCTGATGAGAAACCTTTTAAGTGTCAAGAGTGTGGAAAGGCCTTTGTTGTTCTGGCGTACCTCACTCGGCACCAGAGCATCCATACTGGAGACAAATCATTTGAATGTCAGCAGTGTGGGTCAGCCTTCAAATATAAGTCCCAACTCAATaaacatcagagaattcatactgaTGTGAAACTCTTTCAGTGCATGGAAGGTGGAGATAACTTTGTTCATGGAACAAACCTTAGCATTCATCAGGGAATCCATACTGGTGAGAATCCCTTTCAGTGTAATGAATATGGGGAAGCTTTTAAATACCATTAC CATTTCCTTGGACATTTTAGAATTCATATTGGCAAGAATCATTATGAATGTAAAGAATGTGGGAAGTACTTTACACATGGTATAGGTGTTAAAGTATATCAAAGAATTCACACTGGTGAAAAACTTAACAGGGTTAAGAATTTGGGAAGACTTTTAGTTGAATATGAAACTTGTTTTGACATTCTAAATATAATATGA